A window from Candidatus Bathyarchaeota archaeon A05DMB-5 encodes these proteins:
- a CDS encoding acetyl-CoA decarbonylase/synthase complex subunit gamma — protein MDEKEGKGKVGVKELSPIDVYKLLPKTNCKECGEENCMAFATKVVNREVAIEKCPPLLTKEHEKAYKQLKEMLKPAIKEIVIGVGDKAVKIGGKLVMYRHEFAYFNPTAIAIDVTDEMSDEEIMNRIKRTEQFNFEYIGQTLKLDMIAIRSTSNDPEKFKVTVKKVVENTRLPLILCSLNPNVLEAGLMAAPKARPLLYAATKENWKDMAELALMYNCSLTVFAPNNLKLLRSLAKTLLEYGAEDIVLDPGTFPSDGLADTLNNFTMIRRAACKRGDELFGFPLIGVPMTAWVDRGEAPEEIAKWREAYLAGLLITRFADVVIMHSVDGWSLLPPVVLRQNIYTDPRKPVAVEPGLKIFGTPDENSPVMFTTNFALTYYTVASDIENAKVNAYLLVVDTEGIAVDSAVAGRKLTAEKVADAIKASGVESKVKHRKLIIPGKAARLSGEIEELSGWQVLVGPRDSSDIPKFLQEKWQTQA, from the coding sequence ATGGATGAGAAGGAAGGAAAGGGAAAAGTTGGCGTAAAAGAACTAAGCCCCATTGATGTTTACAAGCTTCTTCCCAAAACTAACTGTAAGGAATGTGGCGAAGAGAACTGTATGGCTTTTGCGACGAAAGTTGTTAACCGTGAAGTCGCAATTGAGAAGTGTCCTCCCTTATTGACTAAGGAGCATGAGAAAGCTTACAAGCAATTGAAGGAAATGCTGAAGCCAGCCATAAAAGAGATTGTTATTGGCGTTGGCGATAAAGCAGTGAAGATTGGCGGGAAACTCGTAATGTACCGCCACGAGTTCGCATATTTCAACCCCACTGCCATTGCGATTGACGTCACTGACGAAATGTCTGACGAAGAAATAATGAACCGGATAAAGCGGACTGAACAGTTCAATTTCGAATACATTGGACAAACGTTAAAGCTTGACATGATTGCCATTCGCTCCACATCAAATGACCCAGAAAAATTCAAGGTAACAGTTAAGAAAGTTGTTGAAAACACTCGTTTGCCACTGATTCTATGCTCTTTGAACCCGAATGTTCTGGAAGCTGGATTAATGGCAGCGCCAAAGGCGCGTCCGCTTTTGTATGCGGCAACGAAGGAAAACTGGAAGGACATGGCTGAGCTTGCATTAATGTATAATTGTTCGTTGACGGTTTTTGCGCCTAACAATTTGAAGCTACTGCGGTCTTTGGCGAAGACTTTACTCGAGTATGGTGCCGAAGACATAGTATTGGACCCAGGCACTTTCCCAAGCGATGGACTGGCTGACACGCTTAACAATTTTACAATGATTCGCAGAGCTGCTTGCAAGCGGGGCGATGAACTTTTTGGTTTTCCTTTGATAGGCGTACCTATGACTGCTTGGGTTGACCGTGGTGAAGCACCAGAAGAAATTGCGAAGTGGCGAGAAGCGTATTTGGCTGGGTTGCTTATTACTCGCTTTGCTGACGTTGTGATAATGCATAGTGTTGATGGCTGGTCGCTTCTTCCACCAGTCGTGTTGCGGCAGAACATTTACACAGACCCACGCAAGCCAGTTGCTGTTGAACCCGGCTTGAAGATTTTCGGGACTCCAGATGAGAATTCGCCTGTGATGTTTACTACTAACTTTGCTTTGACATATTACACAGTAGCTTCCGACATTGAAAATGCGAAAGTAAACGCGTACCTGCTGGTTGTTGACACTGAGGGCATAGCCGTAGACAGCGCAGTAGCTGGGAGAAAACTTACAGCAGAGAAAGTTGCTGATGCCATTAAGGCGTCTGGAGTAGAAAGCAAAGTTAAACACAGAAAACTCATAATCCCTGGAAAAGCGGCACGTCTCAGCGGCGAAATTGAAGAACTCAGCGGATGGCAAGTTCTAGTCGGACCACGGGATTCATCAGACATACCAAAATTCCTACAAGAAAAATGGCAAACGCAAGCCTAA
- the cdhD gene encoding CO dehydrogenase/acetyl-CoA synthase subunit delta, giving the protein MPEKKKEEETFGLKLSPRLLELLAKLQEIELEDFEMNVGDLEIWLQPGAVAAPTMALPKIAAPAKAKPATIIETDFIPPIETYPGKVVEVKLGATKSEGGTRGKSLVIGGETTPAFYTFERPTLHPPVVTLDVFDMEVPLAKAVKMHVKEVLGDPAAWAKLAVEKFGADMVTIHLITIDPLVKDVSPKDAVKTVEAVAQAVDVPLVIGGCGDPVKDADVFAEITETFAGERFLISSLTRDMDVERCAKFVKKNGHVALSFTPMDLNLARELNRRLYDFLPKEDIVMDLTTAALGYGLDYAFTNMERARLAALMGDPELAHPMSSGTTNAWAAREAWLKMAPEWEPRELRGPLWEVTTALTLLLAGVDLFMMMHPAAVKTLKDVTKQLTNARSGNADRLVEWVSAKV; this is encoded by the coding sequence TTGCCAGAGAAGAAGAAAGAAGAGGAAACATTTGGGCTTAAGCTTAGCCCGCGCTTGCTAGAGCTTCTTGCGAAACTTCAAGAGATTGAGCTTGAAGATTTTGAAATGAACGTAGGCGACTTGGAAATTTGGCTTCAACCGGGCGCTGTTGCTGCTCCCACAATGGCTTTGCCAAAGATTGCAGCTCCAGCAAAAGCTAAACCCGCCACAATAATTGAGACCGATTTTATTCCGCCAATTGAAACTTATCCGGGCAAGGTTGTTGAGGTGAAACTTGGCGCCACAAAAAGCGAAGGGGGAACGCGCGGAAAATCTCTTGTTATCGGAGGCGAAACTACTCCTGCCTTTTACACTTTTGAGCGTCCGACTTTGCATCCTCCTGTTGTGACGTTGGATGTTTTTGACATGGAAGTGCCGCTTGCGAAAGCGGTGAAGATGCATGTGAAGGAGGTTTTAGGCGACCCTGCGGCTTGGGCTAAGCTTGCTGTTGAAAAGTTTGGGGCTGACATGGTGACGATTCATTTGATTACTATTGACCCGTTGGTTAAGGATGTGTCGCCTAAGGATGCGGTTAAAACGGTTGAGGCTGTCGCGCAGGCTGTGGATGTGCCGCTTGTGATTGGCGGTTGCGGTGACCCTGTTAAAGATGCGGATGTTTTTGCGGAGATTACTGAAACTTTTGCTGGTGAACGTTTTCTGATTAGTTCATTAACGCGGGACATGGATGTTGAACGTTGCGCGAAATTTGTTAAGAAGAATGGGCATGTAGCCTTGTCCTTTACTCCTATGGATTTGAATTTAGCCCGAGAGCTTAATCGCAGATTGTATGATTTTCTACCGAAAGAAGACATTGTCATGGATTTGACGACTGCTGCTTTGGGTTACGGTCTTGACTACGCTTTTACCAATATGGAAAGAGCTAGGCTGGCAGCTTTGATGGGCGACCCAGAACTTGCGCATCCAATGTCTTCTGGAACAACAAACGCTTGGGCGGCGAGAGAAGCGTGGTTGAAGATGGCGCCAGAGTGGGAGCCCCGTGAGCTGCGTGGACCTTTGTGGGAAGTGACTACTGCGTTGACTTTGCTGCTTGCTGGTGTGGACTTGTTTATGATGATGCATCCAGCTGCTGTGAAAACTCTCAAGGACGTAACGAAACAGTTGACAAATGCCAGGTCTGGCAATGCGGACAGGCTTGTTGAATGGGTTTCCGCTAAAGTTTAG
- the cdhC gene encoding CO dehydrogenase/CO-methylating acetyl-CoA synthase complex subunit beta, with product MFKDIPVDVGVIYEGERIRRKDMYVELGGPDIKEKFELARVKKPEEVEDGKVTVIGPDIKDMEEGKTYPLGIVIEVAGAKLEPELEGVIERRIHAYCNFIEGFMHLNQRYDIWLRLSKKSFEKGLNSFDFVGKVLHRLFKSELPIIEKMQVTFITDAEKVKELYDEALQIYDARDARARGLKDEEVDKFYGCILCQSFAPTHCCVITPQRYSNCGAISWFDGRAAASIDPKGPVFTIERGELLDPVKGEYSGVDEAVKKRTLGEITKVWLYTAFGYPHTSCGCFEGVAFYIPEVDGFGIVHRGYKDVTVNGLPFSTLADSTAGGRQVDGFHGISIEYMRSQKFLQADGGWKRVVWMPKEVKERVKDFIPAEIVDKVATEEQAKTIDELKAFLKEHNHPVVESWKKETVTVEEAVPAEAKEEAPMFPVATAATLPITAGGFKIILKDAKIYAKKVIIRSMKSEKSEKR from the coding sequence ATGTTTAAGGACATACCAGTAGATGTGGGCGTAATCTACGAAGGCGAAAGAATCCGTAGAAAAGACATGTACGTGGAACTCGGCGGACCAGACATTAAAGAAAAATTTGAACTTGCAAGAGTTAAAAAGCCAGAAGAAGTTGAAGATGGAAAAGTAACAGTCATCGGACCAGACATAAAGGACATGGAAGAAGGCAAAACCTACCCTCTAGGCATCGTCATAGAAGTTGCTGGCGCCAAACTCGAACCCGAACTTGAAGGCGTAATCGAAAGACGCATTCACGCCTACTGCAACTTCATCGAAGGCTTCATGCACCTCAACCAACGCTACGACATTTGGCTGAGACTAAGCAAGAAATCTTTTGAAAAGGGCTTAAACTCCTTTGATTTCGTAGGCAAAGTTTTGCATAGACTCTTCAAAAGCGAACTGCCAATAATCGAGAAAATGCAGGTTACTTTCATAACTGATGCAGAAAAAGTGAAAGAACTTTACGATGAAGCATTGCAAATCTACGATGCAAGAGACGCCAGGGCTCGTGGCTTGAAGGATGAGGAAGTTGACAAGTTTTACGGGTGCATTTTATGTCAGTCTTTTGCTCCAACCCACTGTTGCGTAATCACGCCTCAGCGATATTCAAACTGTGGAGCTATAAGCTGGTTTGACGGCAGAGCCGCCGCAAGCATAGACCCTAAGGGACCAGTGTTCACAATTGAGAGAGGCGAACTGTTAGACCCTGTTAAGGGTGAGTATTCTGGCGTGGACGAAGCGGTGAAGAAGAGGACTCTTGGCGAAATAACGAAAGTGTGGCTTTACACGGCTTTTGGTTATCCGCACACTTCTTGCGGTTGCTTTGAAGGTGTGGCTTTCTACATTCCTGAAGTGGATGGCTTCGGCATAGTTCACAGAGGCTACAAGGATGTGACTGTGAATGGGTTGCCCTTCTCCACTTTAGCGGATTCCACGGCTGGCGGTCGCCAGGTTGACGGTTTCCACGGAATATCCATTGAGTACATGCGTTCGCAGAAGTTTCTGCAAGCAGACGGTGGATGGAAACGTGTGGTTTGGATGCCGAAAGAAGTTAAGGAAAGAGTTAAGGATTTCATTCCTGCTGAGATTGTCGACAAAGTTGCTACGGAAGAGCAAGCTAAAACAATTGATGAATTGAAGGCTTTTCTTAAGGAGCATAATCATCCAGTTGTGGAAAGTTGGAAGAAAGAAACTGTGACTGTTGAAGAAGCGGTGCCAGCTGAAGCGAAAGAAGAAGCGCCGATGTTTCCTGTTGCTACCGCAGCTACTTTGCCGATAACTGCTGGAGGTTTCAAAATCATATTGAAAGACGCCAAAATCTACGCCAAGAAGGTCATAATTCGTTCAATGAAAAGCGAAAAGTCTGAGAAAAGGTGA
- the cdhB gene encoding CO dehydrogenase/acetyl-CoA synthase complex subunit epsilon, with product MVAAEPWQTAEVPGPKKALVVTKPEIVTAMIKKAKHPILVVGHKAVETELNKKKLIDLMIELAKKAKIPVVATAHIVSEFHKRKYKPAGFMPAVDIGNRLVDAEWSGIDGKGPHDLALFVGLPYYMEWTILSGLKHFAPNLKTITLDNVYHPHASWSFPNTSVKDWVENLRVIIEKFEEGGK from the coding sequence ATGGTTGCTGCTGAACCTTGGCAAACTGCTGAAGTTCCCGGACCAAAAAAGGCTCTGGTAGTGACAAAGCCGGAAATTGTTACTGCAATGATTAAGAAGGCTAAGCATCCGATTCTCGTTGTTGGTCATAAGGCGGTTGAAACCGAACTGAATAAGAAAAAACTGATTGACCTTATGATTGAGCTTGCAAAGAAAGCGAAAATTCCAGTCGTTGCCACAGCTCACATTGTCAGCGAGTTTCACAAGCGAAAATACAAGCCGGCTGGTTTCATGCCTGCAGTAGACATTGGCAACCGTCTCGTAGACGCGGAATGGTCTGGAATCGACGGCAAGGGACCGCATGATTTGGCGTTGTTTGTTGGGCTTCCTTACTACATGGAGTGGACAATTCTTTCTGGATTGAAGCATTTCGCCCCAAATCTTAAAACGATAACGTTGGATAACGTTTATCACCCGCATGCAAGTTGGTCTTTCCCAAACACTTCAGTGAAAGACTGGGTGGAAAATCTTAGAGTAATAATTGAAAAGTTTGAGGAAGGAGGCAAATAG
- the cdhA gene encoding CO dehydrogenase/acetyl-CoA synthase complex subunit epsilon, translating into MSKKGVNIKIDELNTDVGFIKNLQLSFCKLIAETWTEPMGPTPFPSLTALREWDLKLLQRYKPFYLPYCDVCCLCTFGKCDLTGDKRGACGINMSAQQSRIVLLACCIGAATHIGHARHLLEHLIEKFGHNYPLDVGGLNIKVEAPVTRLVCGVKPETLGDLEEVLDYVETQVTHLLSVAHTGQEGSNLDFESKVLHAGMVDHVGMEVADIAQIAAYGFPKADPEALLVDLGYGTINVEKPVILCIGHNVVPSIGIIDYMKDNGHDGEIEVCGLCCTAHDITRYYKRGKIIGPISWQLRFIRSGVPDVVVLDEQCVRADSFFEAQRIKAPVIVASEKNCMGLPNRTNDPADIIVEDLLNGKAPGALILDPEKVGEVAVKLALKVAPLRKKFKVIPEVDEVIQRAKECRQCNDCRRACPQDLHIPEAMKAAATGNLAKLADLYELCVGCGRCEHACPVGLTVHSFIVKAGEKKLKEETYKVRVGRGAIQDVEIRNVGSPIVLGEIPGVVAVVGCSNYPKGGQEVAEICTEFANRRFIVVTSGCSAMSAAMYKNEEGKTPYEYFTGEFTSGCLVNVGSCVSNSHIAGAAIKIANIFAKRNLRANYEEIADYILNRVGAVGVAWGAYSQKAASIASGFWRLGVPVIVGPHGIKYRRMLLGRADREEDWYVYDARTGEKVYVGPTPEHLFYTAETKEEAMVMIAKLCMRPNDTMKGRAIKLTHYVDLHKRLYGTMPEDIHLFVRTIADVPVTMKDEIVKILEEKGWKETVIPDPTLLPRMIRKKKE; encoded by the coding sequence GTGAGTAAAAAAGGCGTTAACATAAAAATTGACGAGTTAAACACTGATGTTGGATTTATAAAGAATCTTCAACTTTCCTTCTGCAAACTTATCGCAGAAACGTGGACTGAACCGATGGGACCAACACCCTTTCCTTCGCTTACTGCACTAAGAGAATGGGACTTGAAGCTTCTCCAACGCTACAAACCCTTCTATCTGCCCTACTGTGACGTTTGCTGCCTCTGCACTTTTGGAAAATGCGACTTAACCGGCGACAAACGCGGAGCATGCGGAATAAACATGTCAGCCCAGCAATCCCGCATCGTGCTTTTGGCATGCTGCATCGGTGCTGCAACACACATTGGTCACGCACGCCACTTACTTGAACATTTAATCGAAAAATTCGGGCACAATTATCCTCTTGACGTAGGTGGCTTAAATATTAAGGTTGAGGCTCCAGTAACCCGTCTCGTGTGTGGAGTAAAACCTGAAACGCTTGGTGATTTAGAAGAAGTTTTGGATTACGTTGAAACTCAAGTTACGCATCTTTTGTCTGTTGCGCACACGGGACAAGAAGGGAGCAATCTTGACTTTGAGTCGAAAGTTTTGCATGCTGGCATGGTTGACCATGTTGGAATGGAAGTTGCAGACATAGCGCAAATAGCTGCTTATGGTTTTCCCAAGGCTGACCCTGAAGCGCTGCTTGTAGACCTGGGATATGGAACAATAAACGTGGAGAAGCCAGTGATTCTCTGCATCGGACACAATGTTGTTCCTTCTATTGGCATAATCGATTATATGAAAGACAATGGGCATGACGGAGAAATCGAAGTTTGCGGATTATGCTGCACAGCCCACGACATAACACGGTATTATAAGCGTGGCAAGATTATTGGCCCAATATCTTGGCAACTGCGTTTCATACGAAGCGGCGTTCCCGACGTTGTTGTGCTGGATGAACAATGCGTTAGAGCAGACTCCTTCTTTGAGGCTCAACGGATTAAGGCACCTGTGATTGTGGCTTCCGAAAAGAATTGTATGGGTTTGCCGAACCGCACCAACGACCCAGCTGACATTATAGTCGAGGACTTGCTAAATGGAAAGGCGCCTGGAGCCTTAATTCTCGACCCCGAGAAAGTTGGAGAAGTCGCCGTAAAATTAGCATTAAAGGTTGCTCCGTTACGCAAAAAGTTTAAGGTAATTCCCGAAGTCGACGAGGTCATCCAACGTGCAAAGGAATGTAGACAATGCAACGACTGTAGAAGGGCGTGTCCGCAAGACTTGCACATTCCAGAGGCAATGAAAGCCGCAGCCACGGGCAACTTAGCAAAGCTTGCTGACCTGTACGAATTATGTGTGGGCTGCGGACGATGCGAACATGCTTGCCCGGTAGGCTTGACGGTTCACAGTTTCATTGTCAAGGCTGGAGAGAAAAAGCTGAAGGAAGAGACTTACAAGGTGAGAGTCGGAAGAGGCGCAATACAGGACGTTGAAATAAGAAACGTTGGCAGCCCAATTGTGCTCGGTGAAATTCCAGGCGTGGTTGCTGTTGTGGGTTGCTCTAACTATCCGAAGGGCGGGCAGGAAGTTGCGGAAATCTGCACGGAATTCGCTAATAGGCGTTTCATAGTTGTGACTTCTGGTTGCTCAGCGATGTCGGCTGCTATGTACAAAAACGAAGAGGGAAAAACACCCTACGAGTACTTCACAGGAGAGTTCACGTCAGGCTGTCTTGTTAACGTGGGTTCTTGCGTTTCAAACTCGCACATCGCTGGAGCTGCAATAAAAATCGCGAACATTTTTGCGAAGAGAAATTTGAGAGCCAACTATGAAGAAATAGCCGATTACATACTGAACCGTGTTGGCGCAGTTGGCGTTGCATGGGGCGCTTACTCTCAAAAGGCAGCGTCAATTGCAAGCGGGTTCTGGCGGCTTGGCGTGCCAGTCATTGTTGGTCCGCATGGCATTAAATACCGGCGTATGCTTCTTGGAAGGGCTGACCGAGAGGAGGACTGGTACGTTTATGACGCACGGACTGGCGAGAAAGTGTATGTTGGACCCACGCCGGAACATCTGTTCTACACTGCAGAAACAAAGGAAGAAGCCATGGTTATGATTGCTAAGCTTTGCATGCGTCCAAACGACACAATGAAAGGACGAGCCATTAAACTTACGCATTACGTTGATTTACACAAGAGATTGTATGGAACGATGCCTGAAGATATTCATTTGTTTGTGCGCACAATTGCTGATGTGCCTGTGACGATGAAGGATGAAATAGTTAAGATTCTTGAGGAGAAGGGGTGGAAGGAAACGGTGATTCCTGACCCGACGCTTCTTCCTAGGATGATTAGGAAGAAAAAGGAGTGA
- a CDS encoding AAA family ATPase: MKILVTIGRGGTGKTSFVALMAKYFMEIGESPLLLVDADPDQNLGEMIGVDLKDAGKKTISELLVETFLEQGGTTIGVAPTERIENRIWSYGMFESDYFDFIALGTKWVEGCYCLPNAALKGALESLTKNYKYILIDSPAGLEHLNRRITSKVDDIFDVLDPSKKSFNHVERAHRIAKEVKIDFRNFYVVGGFRFPEGLADSAEKMLKHKFLGKIAFDEAVEEHVLAGKSLLALSSNSPAYVSVKKIMENAGYLKS; this comes from the coding sequence GTGAAAATACTTGTCACAATAGGACGTGGAGGCACGGGGAAAACAAGTTTTGTGGCTTTGATGGCAAAATATTTCATGGAAATCGGCGAATCGCCTTTGTTGCTTGTCGATGCCGACCCAGACCAAAACTTGGGCGAAATGATAGGCGTAGACCTGAAAGATGCGGGTAAAAAGACAATTTCAGAATTGCTAGTTGAAACTTTTTTGGAGCAAGGCGGAACAACGATTGGTGTTGCGCCTACTGAAAGGATTGAAAACAGGATTTGGTCTTATGGCATGTTCGAGAGTGACTATTTCGATTTTATAGCGCTTGGGACGAAGTGGGTTGAAGGATGCTATTGTCTGCCCAACGCAGCTCTGAAGGGAGCATTAGAATCGCTAACAAAAAACTACAAGTATATTCTGATTGATTCACCAGCGGGTTTAGAACACTTAAACCGAAGAATCACGTCTAAGGTGGATGACATCTTCGACGTTTTGGACCCTTCTAAAAAATCCTTCAACCATGTTGAACGTGCGCATCGCATAGCCAAAGAGGTCAAAATTGACTTCAGAAACTTTTACGTTGTTGGCGGTTTCCGATTTCCAGAAGGCTTAGCGGATAGTGCTGAAAAGATGTTGAAGCATAAATTTTTGGGCAAAATAGCTTTTGATGAAGCTGTGGAGGAGCATGTTCTAGCTGGAAAATCTTTGCTGGCTTTGTCTTCGAATTCTCCTGCGTATGTTTCCGTGAAGAAGATAATGGAAAATGCTGGATACCTAAAATCGTAA
- a CDS encoding AAA family ATPase, with protein MKIAVSGKGGVGKTLIAGALANFFAKKGLKTIAIDADPSPNLALTLGLSPEEARTIVPISENKELVESKTGTGYSGVFRLSFTVDDIARDYSVETPFGVNLIVMGTVRSMGSGCTCPANAVVRALLRHLVVERNEAVVLDLEAGVEHIGRGTARHVDTMLVVVNANVKSLETAKSIHDLAAKAGMKKVFLVGNKIENDTQKENVKKYALENGLEVVGFVPFDPTVVEAEMLGKTPLLLEKSEALFAIKRLCEKLMVNNI; from the coding sequence GTGAAGATTGCGGTTTCTGGAAAGGGCGGGGTTGGCAAAACCTTAATCGCTGGAGCTCTCGCCAACTTTTTTGCAAAGAAAGGACTAAAAACGATAGCTATTGATGCTGACCCTTCGCCAAATCTGGCCTTAACCTTAGGCTTGTCGCCTGAAGAGGCTCGAACAATAGTGCCCATATCAGAAAATAAAGAGTTGGTGGAGTCTAAAACTGGCACAGGTTATTCGGGCGTTTTTCGCTTATCCTTCACTGTTGACGATATTGCCCGCGACTATTCGGTTGAAACTCCTTTTGGTGTGAACTTAATTGTTATGGGGACTGTGCGGTCGATGGGTTCTGGCTGCACTTGTCCGGCGAACGCTGTTGTGCGTGCTTTGCTTCGTCATTTGGTTGTGGAGCGAAATGAGGCGGTGGTTTTGGATTTGGAGGCTGGTGTTGAGCATATTGGTCGTGGAACAGCACGACACGTTGACACGATGCTTGTTGTGGTAAATGCGAATGTGAAGTCTCTTGAAACTGCAAAGAGCATTCATGATTTAGCCGCAAAGGCAGGTATGAAGAAGGTTTTTCTTGTTGGAAACAAAATCGAAAACGATACGCAAAAGGAAAACGTCAAAAAATATGCGTTGGAAAACGGTTTGGAAGTTGTGGGTTTCGTTCCTTTCGACCCAACAGTTGTAGAAGCAGAAATGTTGGGGAAAACTCCACTTTTACTTGAGAAATCTGAAGCATTATTTGCCATAAAGCGTTTGTGTGAAAAGTTAATGGTTAACAACATCTAA
- the cofE gene encoding coenzyme F420-0:L-glutamate ligase: MSIIQIIGINGLPIIKEGDNLAKLICEAAEKQGTPIRDGDILVVTHVIASRAEGKIVNLDDVVPSEFAKSIAAQYEKDPAMVEVVLRESKSIKRMGDGKLITETKHGFVCANSGVDKSNVPGERIVALLPDDADASAERIRQEVKRLTGYDVAVIISDTHGRPLREGEINVAIGVAGIKPIRDRRGEKDLFGYVLRVKQTAVADELCSAAELVIGQADEAVPVAIIRGYKYQKLENAKATELIRPPEKDLFL, from the coding sequence ATGAGCATAATTCAAATAATTGGAATTAATGGATTGCCAATAATTAAGGAAGGCGACAACTTAGCCAAACTTATTTGTGAAGCAGCGGAAAAGCAAGGAACCCCAATCCGCGACGGAGACATACTCGTGGTTACGCATGTTATTGCTTCGCGTGCTGAAGGCAAAATTGTGAATCTTGATGATGTTGTGCCGTCGGAGTTTGCGAAAAGTATAGCCGCGCAATATGAGAAGGACCCTGCAATGGTTGAAGTTGTCCTTCGAGAATCTAAGAGCATCAAGCGCATGGGCGACGGGAAGCTTATCACAGAAACTAAGCATGGGTTTGTCTGCGCGAATTCTGGTGTTGACAAATCTAACGTGCCTGGCGAAAGAATTGTTGCTTTGTTGCCTGACGACGCGGATGCTTCTGCGGAAAGAATTAGGCAAGAGGTTAAGCGGTTGACTGGTTATGATGTTGCGGTGATTATTTCTGATACGCATGGGCGTCCATTAAGAGAGGGTGAAATAAACGTGGCTATTGGGGTGGCTGGGATAAAACCGATTAGAGATAGACGGGGCGAGAAGGATTTGTTTGGTTATGTTTTGAGGGTGAAGCAAACGGCCGTGGCTGATGAGCTTTGTTCTGCTGCTGAGCTGGTCATAGGGCAAGCAGACGAGGCTGTTCCAGTAGCGATAATCCGCGGCTACAAATATCAAAAATTAGAAAACGCGAAAGCAACAGAACTGATAAGACCACCAGAAAAGGACTTGTTTCTCTAA
- a CDS encoding 4Fe-4S binding protein: MSFNKISFEESLEKNVVATGNCVGCGTCVVVCPFGCLEYFEGEPRIVKECKVCGICAQTCPTYEWSWLKAENFVLGRERKAEEEFGVYRRLAVAKAKNNEILKVCQDGGVATALLLFALEKGIIDGAVVSGISNEKPFYPIPKLATTQKEILECAGTKYSYSPNILALTEGIKQKKKSLAFVGTPCQIRAIRKIQMSGLKKYSAPLKFLVGLMCSECFTYEGLMEKYIHQTLGVNLNSIKKMNIKGKMLVTTESEVKAIPLADIKQYVRKSCRFCDDFSSELADMSIGGLGLDGWTFMVIRTKEGEELFEAAEKAGTIETRPVEKGEFALSLLLKLSEKKRKTASEETTQPKS, encoded by the coding sequence ATGAGCTTTAACAAAATAAGCTTCGAAGAATCCTTAGAAAAAAATGTTGTCGCTACAGGGAACTGTGTTGGCTGTGGCACATGCGTTGTCGTTTGTCCTTTTGGTTGTTTAGAATACTTTGAAGGCGAGCCTCGAATAGTTAAAGAATGCAAAGTCTGCGGCATCTGCGCACAAACCTGTCCAACATATGAATGGTCATGGTTGAAAGCGGAAAATTTTGTGCTTGGCAGAGAACGGAAGGCTGAAGAAGAATTTGGCGTCTATCGCAGGCTCGCGGTAGCTAAAGCGAAGAATAATGAAATACTGAAGGTTTGTCAAGATGGCGGCGTCGCCACGGCACTGTTGCTTTTTGCTCTAGAAAAAGGGATTATTGATGGCGCTGTGGTCTCTGGAATCAGTAACGAAAAACCGTTTTATCCGATTCCAAAGTTAGCCACAACACAAAAGGAAATTCTGGAATGTGCCGGAACAAAATACTCCTATTCGCCCAACATTCTCGCATTGACTGAAGGAATCAAACAGAAAAAGAAAAGCTTAGCATTTGTTGGAACGCCATGCCAGATTCGTGCAATAAGAAAAATACAAATGTCAGGCTTAAAGAAATACAGTGCGCCTCTAAAATTTTTGGTTGGACTCATGTGTTCAGAATGCTTCACTTACGAAGGACTAATGGAAAAATACATCCACCAAACATTAGGCGTAAACTTGAACTCAATAAAAAAGATGAATATTAAAGGAAAAATGCTCGTCACAACAGAGTCGGAAGTAAAAGCCATTCCCTTAGCTGATATTAAACAATACGTCAGAAAAAGCTGCAGATTCTGCGATGATTTCAGCTCTGAATTGGCAGACATGTCCATTGGCGGTCTGGGACTAGACGGCTGGACTTTCATGGTAATACGCACAAAAGAGGGAGAAGAACTCTTTGAAGCAGCAGAAAAAGCTGGAACTATTGAAACCCGACCAGTAGAAAAAGGCGAGTTTGCACTTAGCTTACTCTTGAAACTTTCAGAGAAAAAACGAAAAACCGCAAGCGAAGAAACGACTCAGCCTAAGAGCTAG